The following is a genomic window from Cupriavidus taiwanensis.
GTCGCGCCCCATGCTGCCGATCATCAGGCTGCCTTGTTCGAACCAGTAGGCCACGCCCTGCTCGCTGGCGGCCAGCTCGCGCGCGACCCGCTCGTTGAGGGCGTGTGGACGCAACCAGCCGGCATCGCGGCCCTGGAACAGCAGCTTGCCGCGTTCATCGAAGAAGACGGCGCGCTTGCCGGATACCGGCTGGCCCACCTGCCCCACCTGGCCCGCCGGCATGCTGACATCGCCCATCAGCGCGCGCACGGGAATGGCGGTCGCGGCATAGCCCAGCAGCGTGCCCGCGGCATCGTGAACCGGCAGGAAGCAGCTCAGCATCGTTTCCTGCCCGATCACGCCAGGGTAGGGCCCGGCCCACAGCGGCGTGCCTGCCGGCGTCGACGCGCGCGCCTCGTGCGAGCGGCGCGCCAGCGCCTTGGCCCAGTTGCTGACCGCATCGGCAACCAGCGGCCCGCTCAGCGGCAGCGCCGCCGGCACCGCGGGCGTCACCAGCGCCTCGCTGCCGTCGGCCAGCAGAAATACCGAGCGCACGCCCTGCGGCGCCGTGCCCCAATACGCGCGCTCGAAGATGGCAAAGCGGATGATGTGCGACACCGCCACGGAGCGGTCCGCGCCGGGCACCGGCGCGCCCCGCATCAGGGTCGCGGGATTGATCAGTCCGGGCAACGCGACGGCACGCGCGCTGCCGGCCGGCACGGCCCTCAGCAAAGCGTCGAGCTGGGTCGCGGGCCGGTCGTTGCGCACCAGCCGGTACTCCGGCCCGGTGATCTCGGCCATGCGCCGGATAAAGTACTCATGGGTGGCCTTGGCCGCCAGCACGGCGCCGAAGTGCTGGCGCGCGGCCCACGCCTGCTCCCATACGACGCGCTGGAACCGGCTATGCAGAAACAAGGCGAGACAGCCGCTGATCACCACGATCAGCAGGGCAACGACGACGGCGAGAAGGCGACCGGAAAACTGCTTGTTTGCGCGAGACAGCCAATTGGTCATTGGCGAAGCTCCTTCTCAGCAACCTGCCGGATGCCGCCCGGGGCCCGGTTCGCCCGGCGCCCGGTGGCTAGGGAATTGCCTATGGATTATGCATCAACATCCCGCCTCATCCGGGCTCATCCCGGCTCACCCCGCCAGACAGCCGCGTCGCCTGGGCCGGCGGATGGCCACGGGCAATGTCATGCCCCAGGTTACCGCGCCGCCGATGCCACGCACGCCGCGTCGAGCACCGTAAACGGGTTGGCCTTGCTCGCGGCTTCGGGCGGCAGCGCATAGTGCAGCGCGCATGAGGATTTTGCATCGCTACCCCATTTCACCAGCAGCTCGCCGCTGTCCTGCTTCAGCCCGCGCACGATGATGCGCCCGCCCTGCCCCACGGTGCCGGCCGCCTGGCCCTGCGCGTCGGTGACCTCCGCCCCGAACGGCACCGGCGTGCCATCCGGCCCCATGACCCGCAGGATCGCGGCACGCCCGGGGTTCTCGGTCTCGAACTTCATTTTCACGATGGCGCCGGCGGTGGGTGCCGTGTTCTGCTGCGTGGTCTTCAGCGCCACGCTGATCGGCAGCCCCTTGGGGTCGATCTCGACCTGGTTGGTCGAGAACGGCGTCAGGCTTGGCACGATGGCGTGGCCCCACGGGTCCACGCGCAGGCCGCTGCCGTTGGTCAGGCGCGCGCCGGCTGCGTCCGCGGCCTCGACGATGGCCATGGTGTCGCCAGGCATCGGCGTGAACGCCACGCCGCCGGCATAGGCGACGATGCCGCCGCTGATGCCGAAGCCGGCCTGCGAGTAGTTGCGCCCCTTGCTCGCGCTGGCGGTAAGGGCGGCGAAGGGCGACAGATAGCCGACATTGGCACCGACGGTGGCGGTGTCGGTACTGTTGCCGCCGCCGGTGTAGCCGGCGTTGACCCCGTAGGTGAACGCATTGTCGAGGCCCAGCGTGCCGGTCACCGCCTCCTGCAGCGACGTGCCGCCATTGGAGTCGTGCGACACGCTGGTCATCGAGTAAGGGGCATGCTGGCCGGTGCCGAGCGGGATGCCCACCGTCAGCATCACCCGGTTATCCCACTTGCCGGCGTTGACGTTGAACTGGCGCGATGCCGAGACGCCGTAGTTGATGCGCTTGTAGCTGTTGTTGTAGCCCGCCTGGAACTGGGTGTCGCTGCCGCTGCGGTTCCAGTAGTTCTGCGTGGACCCGGTCAGGTAGAACGAGCCGTAGCCCTGCGGCAGCATCTGGTTGATGGTCATCTGCAGCCGCCCGCGCTGGATTCCGCCCATGAACATGCCCGCGGCCATGCCGCGCTGTTCCAGATCGCGCAGCGCCATGGCATCGGCCATGCTGAGGTAGCCGCTGCTGGAGTAGCGGTAGGCGGCCAGCGTCAGGTTGGTGTTGGTCGGCGCCACCAGCTTGCTGTACGACAGCCGCACGCTCTGGCCGCTGCGCCCGCCCGCCTCCAGGGTGGTCCAGGCTTGCGTGATGTCGGCACCGAACGCACCCAGGTCGGTGTTCAGCGCCCCGCCGCCCATCACCGCGGTGTAGTCCTGCGCCGCGATAAAGCCGCCGTAGCCGGTCACCATATTGTTGATGCCGTGCTGGACCGTTGCCTGCATCATCATCGGCCGGCTTTGCAGCGAGACATTGCGGTACTGCCCCACGGTAATGCTGTAGCGCGTGATGCCCGGGCGCAGCGCATTGACGGCCGCGGCAAAGGGCAGGCGCGAGGTGCGCACGCTGCCGTCGGCTTCCGTGATCACCAGTTCCAGGTCGCCGCCATAGCCGGTCGGGTACAGGTCGGTGATTTCGAACGCGCCGGGAGCGACCGTGGTTTCGTAGATGATGTTGCCGCTCTGGCGCACCTGCACGCGGGCATTGCTGTTGGCAATGCCGCGCACCACCGGTGCGTAGCCGCGTTGCGATTCCGGATACATGCGGTCGTCGCTGGCGACCTGCACGCCGCGAAAGCCGAAGCTGTCGAACAGCGCCCCGTCGGTATAGGCCTCTCCTATCACCAGCTGGCTGCGGATCGGCGCCAGCGAGCGCTGCAGGCTGGTCTGCACGCTCTGGTAGCGGGTGCCTTCGAAATCGCCATGGGTCAGGTTGCCGACATGACGGAAGCGCCAGCCGCCAAAGTTGAAGCCGGCGTTCAGGCCGACGTAGCTCTGCGTGGTCGACAGCCCGCTTGCATCCGAGTGGTAGACGTTGGCGTTGTACTGCAGCCGCGCCGCGGTGACGCCGTCGTCCCAGTACTTGGGGTCGACATAGCCCCGCGCCGTGCGCGACATGGCAATCTGCGGCACGGTCAGGTCCAGCCGTTGCTCGCCATTGTCGAAGCTGGCGGTGGCGTCGGGCACCAGCTCGGGCAACGCCACGCAGCCTGCCACCAGCTTTGCCGTGGCCTCGGGCGAGAGCTTCGCCAGGTCGATCCCCGTGCGCTCGACCGCGGCGCGGTCAAAGCACGGCTGCACATTGCGGGTGTCGTCGCCCACCTGGCGCAGCGTCGCCTCGGTCCGGCCCAGCCAGATGCCGTTCACGTAGAGCTCGGCGCGATAGTTGCCGGGCAAGGCCACGTTGCCCTTGTTGAAGCGGCTGATGTCGATGCGGACCCCGCCGGGCTGTTGCAGGAAGGTGTCGTTGAACTCGACTTCGGCGACCAGCGCCGAACCGCTGGAACTGCCGGGCGCTCCCCACGCACTCACGCTGGCAAACAAGGACAACACCACCGCGCTGGCCGGACGCAGCCGCGACGGGAACGACGAGGTCTTCTTGAATTTCATGATATATGCCGGATTTCTGGCACTGCGCGGGCAAGACTTGCCCCTGCCGCCTGCGCGGCATCGTCAATCGAAGGAATCAGCCTGGAAGATCGCCGGGCGCCGCCCGGCGCAAGGTCAGCGTGAAACTGCCTGGGTGGCGCCGCCGTCAAGCGCGGCTTCACCGTGCGCGGCGCCGCCGTAATCGTTGATGGTGTTGAAGCGGATTTTGGTGTCCGGGCCCTGCGCCACCTCGCCGGTCAGCGGGAAGCTCCGGGTTTCGCCCGGCGCGATCATGCCGCCCTCTTCAAAGCGCGCGGTCTTGCCGCCTCCGACCACTTCGATCCTGGAAAAAGAGACGTGATACTCGCTGGGATTGCTGCCTTCCAGCGCAGGCTTGCCGCCCGCCTGGACGATGCGCCAGCGGATCGTGCGCGGCGCCTCTTCCGCCGTGCCCTGCAGGCCCGCAGGTCGAAAGAACAGCTTGATGCGCGAGCGAAACGCCAGTTGCAGCTTGTTGGTCTCGGCCTCTTCCGCCGATGGCTTGGGCGGGATTTCGAGCACGTTGAGCCAGAACACGGATTCCCGGTCCTGCGCCAGCGGCTCGCCGGTGTAGAGGATGCGCAGCGTCTGCCCCTTGCCCGGGTCGATGCGCGACACGGGCGGGGTCACGGTAAATGGGACTTCGATGGCGGCCGGCGCCGCCTTGGGATCGCCCTTGTCGATCCACGTTTGCGTCAACGCAGGCGCCTTGCCTTCGTTGGTCAGCTTGATGGTGACCTCGGTCTCCTGGGCGCGATAGATGACCCGCGTACCGGCGATGACCACGGAGGCCTGCGCTTGCACTGCACTCAAGAGTCCCAGCGCAACAACGCCGGCGGAAATCAGGGACTTGATCGTCATGTTCATGATGGCAGCGGGTGCATGGTTCCGAGGAACCGGCAACCTGATGGACCGCCAGATTGATTTACCGGCGCGACGTCGGGTAGTGCAAGGCGCGGAGCGCGCCGGTAACACGCTCCGCACCCTGGGGCCCCAGGCTTACTCGTAGGAGATGGAATACATCACGCTGGAGTTCGCCGGACCGACAGTTGCCACGCCGGTGGCGTAGTACTGCGCGTAGTACCACATCGTGGCCGCGCCGCCGAGGATGGAAACGGAGTTCGAATTCTGCGCCGCATCGGTGAAGCCGGCCTTGATCGGGGTGTTGGCGGTGCCGCCGTTCAGCAGGCGGATCTGCACGTTCTGGGCGCCGCCCGCATCCAGGATCAGGTTGCCGGTGGTGGCGTCGGTGGTCGGGCCTGCCTCGAAGAAGGTATGCACGTTGCCGCTGTCCGGCGTGCAGTTGGTCAGCGCGATGTTGAAGGGCGTCTGTCCGGCAACGTTGCCGGGCTGGTTCAGGGTCGAGGTCGAGACCGTCGGCAACTGCACGGTAAAGCTGGCAATGCCGGGGCCATTACCGTTGCCGTTGATAGTGCAGGTCTGGCCCACGATCTTGCCATTGAACGTGATGGTGCCATCGGTGGCATGGGCAAACTGCGCGCCCATGGCGGTACCGGCGACGATCAGTGCGGCGAGAAGCTTGTTATTGGTCATGATGGGTGATTCGAAGGTTGGTAGGTCAATGGCATGCGGATCCGGCGGATCCCGCCCTGCCCCGTGCCGCGTGCAATTGCCGATGAGGGTGCGCAGTTGCCGGCCGCCCCGGGGACATGTGGAATATAGGGATGGGGCTTAATGCCACCAATCAGGCAAGCCTTAGATCTGGTTCGGAATTTTCCCTTTGACACGCCAATGCAATCTCATCATGCGTAGACGTCACCCGAGGCGGGGCAGGGTTGCCGGTCACCGGCTGGATCCGGCG
Proteins encoded in this region:
- a CDS encoding fimbria/pilus outer membrane usher protein, yielding MKFKKTSSFPSRLRPASAVVLSLFASVSAWGAPGSSSGSALVAEVEFNDTFLQQPGGVRIDISRFNKGNVALPGNYRAELYVNGIWLGRTEATLRQVGDDTRNVQPCFDRAAVERTGIDLAKLSPEATAKLVAGCVALPELVPDATASFDNGEQRLDLTVPQIAMSRTARGYVDPKYWDDGVTAARLQYNANVYHSDASGLSTTQSYVGLNAGFNFGGWRFRHVGNLTHGDFEGTRYQSVQTSLQRSLAPIRSQLVIGEAYTDGALFDSFGFRGVQVASDDRMYPESQRGYAPVVRGIANSNARVQVRQSGNIIYETTVAPGAFEITDLYPTGYGGDLELVITEADGSVRTSRLPFAAAVNALRPGITRYSITVGQYRNVSLQSRPMMMQATVQHGINNMVTGYGGFIAAQDYTAVMGGGALNTDLGAFGADITQAWTTLEAGGRSGQSVRLSYSKLVAPTNTNLTLAAYRYSSSGYLSMADAMALRDLEQRGMAAGMFMGGIQRGRLQMTINQMLPQGYGSFYLTGSTQNYWNRSGSDTQFQAGYNNSYKRINYGVSASRQFNVNAGKWDNRVMLTVGIPLGTGQHAPYSMTSVSHDSNGGTSLQEAVTGTLGLDNAFTYGVNAGYTGGGNSTDTATVGANVGYLSPFAALTASASKGRNYSQAGFGISGGIVAYAGGVAFTPMPGDTMAIVEAADAAGARLTNGSGLRVDPWGHAIVPSLTPFSTNQVEIDPKGLPISVALKTTQQNTAPTAGAIVKMKFETENPGRAAILRVMGPDGTPVPFGAEVTDAQGQAAGTVGQGGRIIVRGLKQDSGELLVKWGSDAKSSCALHYALPPEAASKANPFTVLDAACVASAAR
- a CDS encoding fimbria/pilus periplasmic chaperone — its product is MNMTIKSLISAGVVALGLLSAVQAQASVVIAGTRVIYRAQETEVTIKLTNEGKAPALTQTWIDKGDPKAAPAAIEVPFTVTPPVSRIDPGKGQTLRILYTGEPLAQDRESVFWLNVLEIPPKPSAEEAETNKLQLAFRSRIKLFFRPAGLQGTAEEAPRTIRWRIVQAGGKPALEGSNPSEYHVSFSRIEVVGGGKTARFEEGGMIAPGETRSFPLTGEVAQGPDTKIRFNTINDYGGAAHGEAALDGGATQAVSR
- a CDS encoding fimbrial protein; this encodes MTNNKLLAALIVAGTAMGAQFAHATDGTITFNGKIVGQTCTINGNGNGPGIASFTVQLPTVSTSTLNQPGNVAGQTPFNIALTNCTPDSGNVHTFFEAGPTTDATTGNLILDAGGAQNVQIRLLNGGTANTPIKAGFTDAAQNSNSVSILGGAATMWYYAQYYATGVATVGPANSSVMYSISYE